The Lycium ferocissimum isolate CSIRO_LF1 chromosome 10, AGI_CSIRO_Lferr_CH_V1, whole genome shotgun sequence genome window below encodes:
- the LOC132034713 gene encoding leucine-rich repeat receptor protein kinase EMS1-like produces MNQFSGEITFSLSNLTKLEVLRIQRNFVQVDVPWELGDLGYMVILDLQYNHLTGSIPPSIFNSMMMQVIALSGNNLTGKLPTTICDHLPNLEGLYLSRNSLDGVIPPNLEKCRKLQVLSSSFNEFIGTIPRGLPNLTTLEILNLRGQNLEENKLPGTRPSDLGYGMLILEVFICAENNLSGFIYASISNYSSLRVLNLSGNSFTGQIPESLGNLKHLQF; encoded by the exons ATGAATCAATTTTCCGGAGAAATTACATTTTCCCTTTCCAATCTAACAAAGTTGGAAGTGTTGAGAATACAGAGAAATTTTGTCCAAGTTGATGTCCCTTGGGAACTCGGTGATCTTGGTTACATGGTTATATTAGACCTGCAATATAATCATCTTACTGGATCTATACCACCGTCAATCTTTAACAGTATGATGATGCAAGTGATTGCTCTAAGCGGCAACAATCTTACTGGAAAGCTTCCAACAACTATATGCGACCATCTTCCAAACTTGGAAGGGCTTTACCTCTCAAGAAACTCCCTAGATGGAGTTATTCCACCAAACCTGGAGAAATGCAGAAAGCTTCAAGTCTTGTCATCGTCATTCAATGAGTTTATTGGAACTATACCAAGAGGGTTACCTAATTTAACAACTCTTGAAATATTAAATCTGAGAGGACAAAACTTGGAAG AAAACAAGCTTCCAGGTACTCGACCTTCAGATTTAGGTTATGGAATGCTCATCTTAGAAGTATTTATTTGTGCAGAAAATAATCTGAGTGGTTTTATATATGCttccatctcaaattattcAAGTCTCAGAGTACTTAATCTCTCAGGCAATAGTTTCACAGGTCAAATTCCTGAATCACTCGGTAACTTAAAGCACCTTCAGTTCTGA
- the LOC132034712 gene encoding probable LRR receptor-like serine/threonine-protein kinase At3g47570, whose product MGRSCDFLFALAILMLLHHHTSLATVPTISTDEAALLVLKSHISSDPNNILARNWSSSAQCSWIGITCNSRRNRVTALDISSMQLHGTIPPHLGNLSFLVSLNINNNTFRGDLLEELAHLQRLKSIDVTGNNFTGAILLSLSLLPNFR is encoded by the coding sequence ATGGGCAGAAGTTGTGATTTTCTCTTTGCTCTTGCAATTCTCATGTTGCTTCATCACCATACTTCACTTGCTACGGTTCCCACTATTAGCACTGATGAAGCTGCTCTTCTTGTACTGAAATCTCACATTTCTTCTGATCCTAACAACATCTTAGCAAGAAATTGGTCTTCTTCGGCCCAATGCAGCTGGATTGGAATCACTTGCAACTCTCGCCGCAATCGAGTCACTGCTTTAGACATTTCTAGCATGCAACTTCATGGTACCATTCCTCCACACCTTGGAAACCTCTCATTTCTTGTTTccctcaacatcaacaacaacacttTTCGTGGAGATTTGCTAGAAGAGTTGGCTCATTTACAAAGGTTGAAGTCGATTGATGTCACAGGAAATAACTTCACCGGAGCCATTCTATTATCTTTAAGTTTGTTACCCAACTTTCGATGA